In the genome of Chaetodon auriga isolate fChaAug3 chromosome 15, fChaAug3.hap1, whole genome shotgun sequence, one region contains:
- the wdr44 gene encoding WD repeat-containing protein 44: protein MASDTSDTEEFYDAPEDVNFTPSPKVSPAKFVIPSPQLPQRSVNAAQDVAASETQQDDSLQIIDSIIEESQKGSVGEVAQLLDQLNVDVRAEPEPQEDNNGQEVPAELAASAREPELVERPEEQQESAATNGACSVPAPEPRDSPGLSVGSQEGVQPPDITSTVGQSQTGGAVAVAEGEQEQRPADILDQVPFTDRQADSDSSGPLKPPRQFTVEPDIVASTKKPPPSRPPPPSGGPPPRPPPPSWQSLPSKKSQECLRLSGLEVSAVGPASSSVLEPSGLLSPSSTVRSLTKELQHSLDLASATSGDKVVTAQENEDEQASSQSGGQTPGPQRPRSNSGRELTDEEILASVMIKNLDTGEEIPLIQAEEKLPAGINPLTLHIMRRTKEYITNDAAQSDDDEKSQAPLADTDGGKLKQKTTQFKKFLGKSVKKAKHLAEEYGEKAVNKVKSVRDEVFHTDQDDPSSSDDEGMPYTRPAKFKAAHSFKGPFDFDQIKVVQDLSGEHMGAVWTMKFSHCGRLLATAGQDNVVRIWVLKTAFDYFNNMRLKYNTEGRVSPSPSQESLCSSKSDDPGASCVPEDPETEDRNAPFRQVPFCKYKGHTADLLDLSWSKNFFLLSSSMDKTVRLWHISRRECLCCFQHIDFVTAIAFHPRDDRYFLSGSLDGKLRLWNIPDKKVALWNEVDGQTRLITAANFCQNGKYAVIGTYDGRCIFYDTERLKYHTQIHVRSTRGRNKVGRKITGIEPLPGENKILVTSNDSRIRLYDLRDLSLSMKYKGYVNSSSQIKASFSHDYSFIVSGSEDKYVYIWSTYHDLSKFTSVRRDRNDFWEGIKAHNAVVTSAIFAPHPGLIVPQETGAEKPEAECKSLDSTDSETIPSGALKTDHTEVLLSADFTGAIKVFINVKKY, encoded by the exons ATGGCGTCAGATACAAGTGACACCGAGGAATTCTATGATGCTCCCGAAGACGTTAATTTTACTCCATCTCCAAAAGT gtCACCTGCAAAGTTTGTCATTCCTTCACCTCAG CTTCCACAAAGATCGGTAAATGCTGCACAAGATGTGGCTGCATCTGAGACTCAGCAAGATGATTCCCTACAG ATCATCGATAGCATCATTGAGGAGAGTCAAAAGGGAAGTGTTGGTGAGGTGGCTCAGCTGTTAGATCAGCTAAATGTTGATGTAAGAGCAGAACCAGAGCCACAGGAAGATAATAATGGTCAGGAAGTTCCTGCGGAGTTAGCAGCGTCGGCTCGTGAACCTGAGCTTGTGGAGAGGCCAGAGGAACAACAGGAAAGTGCTGCAACAAACGGAGCATGCTCTGTACCTGCCCCTGAACCCAGGGATTCCCCGGGCCTGTCAGTGGGATCACAAGAAGGTGTTCAGCCCCCAGACATCACCAGCACTGTAGGACAGAGTCAGACTGGTGGGGCTGTTGCGGTTGCAGAAggggagcaggagcagagaccTGCAGATATTTTAGACCAGGTCCCGTTCACGGACAGGCAGGCTGACTCAGACTCCTCTGGGCCTTTGAAACCCCCACGGCAATTCACAGTGGAACCAGACATCGTAGCCAGCACCAAGAAGCCTCCTCCCTCACGCCCACCCCCTCCCAGCGGAGGGCCTCCACCAAGACCACCTCCACCGTCTTGGCAGAGTCTGCCTTCCAAGAAGTCTCAGGAATGTCtgaggctgagtggactggaAG TGTCTGCGGTCGgtccagccagcagcagtgTTCTGGAACCCTCTGGCCTGTTGTCCCCTAGCAGCACAGTGAGGAGTCTAACCAAAGAGCTGCAGCATTCCCTGGATCTGGCCAGCGCCACCAGTGGGGACAAGGTGGTGACAGCACAG gaaaatgaGGATGAACAGGCCTCATCTCAGAGTGGAGGACAAACTCCAGGTCCTCAGCGTCCACGTTCCAACTCTGGTAGAGAACTGACAGATGAA GAAATCCTGGCCAGTGTGATGATCAAAAATCTTGACACTGGTGAAGAGATCCCTCTCATCCAGGCAGAGGAGAAACTTCCTGCAGGGATCAACCCCCTCACTCTGCACATCATGAGGAGGACCAAGGAGTACATTAC gAATGATGCAGCACagtcagatgatgatgaaaagtCTCAGGCTCCACTGGCAGACACAGATGGTggaaaactgaaacagaaaac AACTCAGTTTAAGAAATTCCTGGGCAAGTCTGTGAAAAAGGCCAAGCATCTCGCTGAGGAATATGGAGAGAAGGCCGTCAACAAAGTGAAAAGTGTGCGTGATGAAG TGTTCCATACAGATCAGGACGATCCGTCATCGAGTGACGATGAGGGCATGCCTTACACCAGGCCTGCCAAGTTCAAGGCAGCACACAGCTTCAAGGGTCCATTTGACTTTGATCAGATTAAGGTTGTGCAGGACCTGAGTGGAGAGCACATG GGGGCCGTTTGGACGATGAAGTTCTCTCACTGCGGGAGGCTGCTGGCAACCGCTGGCCAAGATAATGTGGTCCGCATCTGGGTCTTGAAGACTGCCTTTGACTACTTCAACAACATGAGATTAAAGTACAACACTGAAG GTCGAGTTTCGCCTTCTCCCTCTCAGGAAAGTTTATGCTCCTCTAAATCTGATGATCCTGGG GCAAGTTGTGTTCCAGAGGACCCAGAGACAGAAGATAGGAATGCCCCTTTCCGTCAAGTCCCATTCTGCAAGTATAAAGGCCATACGGCTGATCTGTTGGACTTGTCCTGGTCAAAG AActttttcctgctctcctcctccatggaTAAAACAGTCAGGTTATGGCACATATCCAGGAGAgagtgtctctgctgctttcagcacATTGATTTCGTCACAGCCATTGCTTTCCATCCCAGA GATGACAGATACTTTTTAAGTGGCTCTCTGGATGGAAAGCTACGGCTCTGGAACATTCCAGACAAGAAGGTGGCACTGTGGAACGAGGTGGACGGCCAAACACGCCTCATCACTGCAGCGAACTTCTGCCAAAATGGGAAGTATGCCGTCATCGGCACCTACGACGGCCGGTGCATCTTCTATGACACAGAG CGTCTGAAATACCACACTCAGATTCATGTGAGGTCCACCAGAGGCAGGAACAAAGTTGGACGCAAAATCACTGGCATTGAACCTCTACCTGGAGAGAATAAG ATTTTGGTAACCTCAAATGATTCCCGCATTCGCCTTTATGACCTGAGGGACTTGTCTTTATCCATGAAATACAAGGGTTAtgttaacagcagcagccagatcAAGGCGAGCTTCAG TCATGACTACTCCTTCATAGTCAGTGGCTCAGAGGATAAGTATGTGTACATCTGGAGCACTTACCACGACCTGAGCAAATTCACATCTGTACGACGGGACCGCAATGACTTCTGGGAAGGAATTAAAG CACATAACGCAGTGGTCACCTCAGCAATTTTTGCGCCCCACCCTGGCCTTATTGTTCCACAAGAAACTGGAGCAGAGAAACCAGAAGCAGAGTGTAAGAGCCTGGACTCCACAGACTCTGAAACGATACCCTCAG GAGCCCTAAAGACAGATCACACCGAGGTTCTGCTCTCTGCGGACTTCACTGGAGCCATCAAGGTTTTCATCAATGTAAAAAAGTACTGA